TAGAGTATGGGTAACAAACACCGTTAAGAGGAAAAAGCGGGACCAAAGTCGGGATTGCCAAGTTTTCCACAGGGCTGTTTGGGAACGGAGTAAAGCCTTGAAAAAATCTCCGTGGCGGTTTTCATCCTGACACCAACACTCAAAATAGTTAAATAGGGGATAAATATTGTGGTCGGGATTCTTTTCTAAATGGCGAAACATTAAAATATAACGCCAATAACCAATTTTTTCTGATAAATAAACGGTGTAAATTACCCACTCTGGCGGGAAGAAAGTATAGGTTCTTTTTTGGGTTAAATAACGCAAATCGAGGGAAAGACCAAAATCCGCCATAGCTTTGTTAATAAAACCGGCATGGCGAGCCTCATCCCTAGCCAAAAGATGAAAAGCCTCTGCTAATTTGGGACTACGATTTTTGAGACGACGGGACAACTCTTTAAATAGCAGAAAACCAGAAAATTCCGAGGTGCAGGACCGCTCTAAAAAGTCAATAAAGGCTAAACGGGTGGCCCCATCAATGTGGTCAAAACTACGCTTGAAATCATCGTTACGCACAAAATGATAACGATTGTAATCGGCTCGCAATTCCTCCAACGCCGCTTCAATTTCCTCGTCCTGGAGGGTCAACACCAGATTGGCAACTTTATCAAAATCGGTGGTGTAAAAACGGGGGGTAAGGAGAGTTTCCTTTACCGGAGCTTTAATGCCGGGGCGAATGGTTTCTAACTGAGTCGGTAGGGTAGTGGATACCATCGTTAATTAACAGGAGAATCTTAAAAGGGATAAGGATTATGGCAAAAAGCCTAAAAGAAAATCAGGGTGAAAACCCAGGGAAAATTTTTGATGTTGCCTTTCATCCTGTCCAATTCCCCGGATCCTGACAAGACAGTTTCCATTGCTACCCCATAGTTTCCAAAGGGGAAAAATTATTACCTGGCCTGGGTTTTGATTATTTGTAAAGAAATGCTAATGTCTGCAAGTTGAAGCCTCAGAGCCTATTTTAAGAACCCCCCTGGCCTCCAAATTTGGTGGAAAGCTAGATAAAATTTCCCCGGTATTCCTAGAGCTTTAGTGGTTCGATTGAGAGGAAAATTGAAACTTTACCAACAGATTCTGAATCGAAGTAACAAAAAAACTGCCTGTGATTATTCTCACAAGCAGTGGAAGGGAATGGCACCCCCACAAATGGCTAGACCAAAGTTATGACTGATTTAGTTAAGACAGGGTACGCTTTATGGACTGAAGTTACTTATCTAAAAGTTTTTATCAACCCCTGTTGCCCCTGATTTAGCCTAATTGAGTATAAAACAGTAAATCAATGAGGTTTTTAGCGTTTAACCTTAACTTGGCGAGCCATTTCCTTGAAACGATTCAAACTAGGGCCAGGGGTACGACGAGCAACATTTTGGGGAATGGGGTCACCACTAGCAAAGGCCACCTGGCTGGGATCAACTTTGGCCTTGGGAGCCGGGGCCACTGGAGCGGAGGCAGGAGTTTCCACTGGGGCAGCCGCTTTAGTAGCAGACTTTTTCTTAATGGAAGTTTTTTTCGAAGTGGTCGGAGCCGGTTTTTCCACCGGAGCTACCTCCGATTTTACGATCGCCACGTCGGCCTCTTCCACCTGGGCGGGGGCTTGGCTTTCATCTAACTGGACGTAAAATTCTTTTTTAGCGCCAAACAATTTTTTTAACATTTTAATGTGGTTCTCCTAATTGGGCGGGATTTTATGGTGAATTGTGTACAAACTAATTGTGACTGAATTTTAACAAAAATAGGGCGCTGGAATTTCCTATGGCCAGTCAGCCCCGATTTGAATGGTAACGTCGGAAATCAGATAACCATTGCTATCCACTAAAACTTCCCCCAGACCAATACTATTGCGTACTTGCCTGGCCCCCAAATGATCGCCTTGTTGAGCAATTACCCTGGTGGTTTGTAAGGGCGGGGAAAAGGCACTGACTACGTTGATGCGGCTATAACCGGCAGTCTCCAACTCTTTGACCAAAGCTTTCACTGCCTGGGGGCGATCAGTACTATCTTGGATGGCAATGCGGAGACCATAGGGGTCGAGGGCAGTTAAGTCTTCATCCATATCCCACAACCAAGAATTGGTGGCCATGGCCCCAAAATATTCCTCGGTCATCGCTTGAATTTTTGGCTGGTGGGGTAGCCAGTAGCTAATACTAGTGCGGCCAGTGCCATTAAAATCCCCCGGCAACATCAACATTTTGACGTCTTCCCTAGGAATTTGTGCCGAAAAACCGGCGATCGCCACTAACTCCTCCATATTCAAGTTTGTGTCAATGTTGGACTGGAGAATTTTGACGATGTCCGGTATCCGTAGAATCGTTTGGGGTTTGAGGGCCTGTTCCACCACCGCCCGCATTACTATTTGCTGTCTTTGAATCCGGCCAATATCCCCCAGAGCATCGTAGCGAAACCGCAACATTTGTAGAGCCTTTTCCCCGTCTAGCCGCTGTTGCCCTTCCTTGAGATTAATGTACAAACGCTGGCTATCATCCTGATATTTCATATCCCGGGGCACATATACATCTACCCCCCCTAAGGCATCAATAAGTTTTTCCACCGCCTGTACATTCACCCGAATATAACGGTCAATGGGCACATCCCCAAGTAAATCAGTCACCGTCATGGCGGCCAAAGCCGGGCCCCCCAACGCATTGGCCTGGTTAATTTTTCTGGCACCGCTGTAGCCGGGAATTTCCACCCTAGTGTCCCGGGGAATGGATAGCACCACCAAGGATTTTTCCTTCGGGTCAAGGCGAATCAATACCATCGTATCGGTGAGGCCCTCCACCGAATTGACTAACGCATGGTAGCCGGGATTGGGCTGACTGGGGTCCGGTTCTTCGGAGGTTAATACCTTGGTACCCAGCAGCAACACGTTAATGGGGCGGCTGAGTTGGGGGATATTGAGGTTCTTGTAGGAAACGGCCTTTTCCTGGCCAAATACCGCTGCCTGCTCCGGTGTAAGTTCGCTCTGGCCCAGGGGAGTCGAATACATGGCCAACAAAGATCCTGCCCCCGCCGACACTAAGGCGATCGCCGTTAGAGCAAAACCCGTTAATAACCACTTACCGCCCTGGAATTTCCCCTTTCGGGGGGATTTTTTGCCATTATGACTATCCCCACCCCGTTTATTAGAATTTTTAGCCATCACCAGTTTGACCCTAAACTAACCATTGATATTTTTCTCCAATTGGTATGACGTCCTTTGGTGCTCTAGGCGGGTCCCAAGGTAATAAGGTAATTGGATTGGATACTAGCAAAATCACCGCAGCATTGGCAAGAAAAATTTCTCTTCCCTACCGCCATGGCTATGAACAAGCTTTTAAAGTAGTCAAAAAAAGACAAATATTAATCATTTTTAGCAGAATTTAATTGAGCGTATTTAGGTAGTTTAATAGTAAAGCTAGAGCCCACTCCTATTTCACTAGTTAGATAGATATCCCCCCCCATCATCTGACAAAATTTTCGGGTAATAGCTAAACCTAAGCCAGTGCCACCATATTTACGGGTCGTGGAGGAATCTGCCTGGGTAAAAGGTTGAAATAATTTCGACATTTGTTCTTCAGTCAGACCAATTCCCGTATCTTTTACCTGAAATGAAAGCCAGTCTTTTTCGTCAACTTTGAACTCCTCAACGATAAAACTAATAATCCCATCCTTGGTAAATTTACTGGCATTACTAAGCAGATTTAGTATCCCCTGCCGTAGCTTAATTAAATCCCCATAGACTTCTTCAGATTCCAGGGAAATTTCCACCTCTAATTTATTGTTATTGTTTTTAAGCAAGGGACTGATAGTATCAAGAATGCCTGCGATCAATTCCTTGAGGTTAAATGTCTCCAAATAGAGTTCCATTTTTCCTGCTTCAATCTTGGAGATATCTAGTAAATCATTAATTAAAGCCAACAATGACTTACCAGAACGCAAAATTTTGTCCAAGTCTGGCACCAATTCTTCTGAATCTAAGTCTTCAGCTTCTTCAATTAACATTTCACTATAACCAATGATGGCATTCAGGGGAGTTCTCAATTCGTGGCTCATATTAGCAAGAAAAATACTTTTCGTAGCATTGGCAGCTTCGGCTTCGGAACTGGCTAATTCCAACGCCTTGACTGTATTTTCTAACTCCTCAGTTCTTTGTTGAACCTTTTCCTCTAAACAAGAATTAGCAACTGCTAATTGTTTTTGGGCTAGCTCCAATTCCTGATTTTTTTTCTCTAAACTAGAATTGGATTCCCGCAACTCGTTGGTCATCAAATTAAAAGATTTGGCTAGAATACCCAGTTCATCTTCTCCTAGCACTGGAGCCCTAGCCTCCCGATCGCCGGAAGATATATCAATGGCGGCTTTAGTAATAAGCAAAATTGGTTTAGTTATTTTGATGGATAATAGATAAACCGCAATTAAAAGCAAAGCTGTGCTCACCAATCCCACTAACACTAACATGCGGGTAAATCGCCTAGCCAATTCCAGGGCTTCTACCTCACTAATTTCAGTAATTAAAGCTAAATTATATTTTTCTATCCACTGGTACACCCCCAACACTGGTGTGCCAGCATAATTAACATAGCTACCCTGGCCACTATTGCCAGCCATTACTGAATTGATTCCCAAGCTATTAAAATTTGGTTTGGAACCATTGGCCGTCAATTTTTTGTTTTCATCCGACGCAATAAACGAAACTTGATTATTTATTTCTCCTACCAAAAACGTTTCTCCCGTGTCTCCTAATCCAGTACGTTTGCGAATTAAATCATCAACGGCATTCAAATTAATATCTATACTCAAATAACCTAGTCTTTCCCGAGTTATATCATGCTTTATGTTAGTGGCAAAGGTCATACTAGGACGATTATAAACCTTAGAGAAATAGAAATTTGGCACTGTTTTAAAATTGGAATTAATATTGGCAAAATAAGTGGTCTGGTTGCCAATGCCTTTATAGACGCCGATTTCATCCAAGTTATTAGAAGCCACCACAATACCACCGGTGTTGAGAATATTAATGGCTTCAATATGAGGCAGAAACAGATCAATCTCTCGCAACTCTTCAATTAATCTCTTCTGAATTATTTTATATTGAGGGTCACTAACGCTAGTGTTTTTTAGCAATTCAGTATTTGCCTGAATACTGTTAATATCACTGAGTAAAAATAATGTATCTTTTTGTCCCTCCATCCATTGCTCTAATTGATATTCTTTGAGGTTATTAGAAATATTTAGACGATTAAAGGTTTGGCTTTCTATGCCCTTAACTGCCCTGTAGTTAGCAACTAAGAAAATTGACGCCACTACCACGCTGGAAAGACAAAAATAGGAAAGTACAAATTTAAGCAGTAAACTTCTTCGCACCGACTTAATAATTGAGACCATGGCTAAAAATTACTCATATACAATTACTGAAGATTTTGGTGGAAATAACACCAGCATTTCCCCCATGGGTTAAATCAGCGAAGGAACATTTCTTGTCTGGGTGAATTTTGGGGGCTAAAGATAAACAACCTGATGGGGAATAAAACAGGGCAACTATTGCTATAATTCTAACAACTGTTCAGTATGGAATCTATGGCTAAGGTTCTCCTAGTTGAAGACAATGAAATGAATCGCGACATGCTATCCCGTCGCTTGATCCGCAAAGGATACGAGGTGGTGATAGCCGTTGACGGTGAACAGGCTGTGACCATGGCTATCTCGGAGTCTCCCCAGCTTATTCTAATGGACATGAGTCTGCCGATCATTGATGGCTGGACTGCCACTAAGCAAATTAAAGGTCATCCCGATGGAGCTCACATTCCCATCATTGCCCTGACCGCCCATGCCATGGCCAGTGACCGAGAAAGGGCGATCGCCGCCGGTTGTGACGACTACGATACCAAGCCGATTGAAATCAAGCGTCTGTTACAAAAAATGGAGGCATTGATTAATTGAAGTGTTATTGATCTTTACTTTTTTGATCACCCAATTTATTAATAGTTTTCGTGAAATAATCCTTTGCCATTGGGAGCAACAAAAATTTAAAGGTGGTTATATTTTGAGTTAGCAATCATCTAGTCAGGGCATATCAAGGGTATTTAAGTTACCTAGGTCTGACAAAATTTGGGAATTATTAATTATCAGTAAAGGCTAAAATAATTCGTAAAACTAGGTTGATCAACTATAAGTTCTTTAATAAATGATGAATCCTTCTATTAATTCAGTTGATATAGAAAGTGCCACCGCTTTCATTCGTCACGAGCTCAGAACTCCCATTAATGCGATTGTCGGCTATGGGGAAATGGTTCAAGAAGAGTTAGCAGAAGCCAATTCTCCCCTTACAGAAGAAATAGATACATTACTGGTGGAAGCACAGAAGTTACTTGAAATTATCAACCTATTTGTTAAGCATTCTGACGGAGAGGATAAGTCGGATTTTCAGAAGCTTTTTTCCACCATTCCTCACAGCACTAATTTTTCCATTACTAACATCATTCTTAACTGCGATAGTTTGCTCGAAGCAGAGGAATGCACCAATGAACTTGAACTTACTGAAGATATAAGAAAAATAAAATTAGCGGCCTTACGCTTGCAGGGCTTAGTCAATAATATTGAATCAATTTTTACCAATTTTTTAGAATCATTAAATCCCGGCAATGGAACCGGTCTATCCCCTGATTTCATCTTTCCATCTTCCTCAAATACCAATGAAATTTCCCTAGGCAATATCAAAACTAATGGTGTTGACTCCAGGGAACTGTTAAAAGGCAAAATTCTGGTGGTAGACGATAATCCCAGCAATTTAGATTTATTTTTTCAACACTTAACCCGCAAAGGCCATGCAGTCACCACTTGTTTAAGTGCGAAGGACGTGTTAGGTCTTCTCCAAAGTCAAAATTACGATCTAATTTTGCTGGATCTACTCATGCCAGAAACTAATGGAGACCAGTTTTTAGAATATTTAAAAACCAGTGTAGAATTCCAGCATATTCCGGTCATTATTGTTTCAGCTTTAGATGAATTTGAGAGTATTATTCGTTGTATTGAGATGGGGGCGGAAGATTTTTTGCCCAAACCCTTCGACCCAGTATTACTCAAGGCTCGCATCGGTTCTTCCTTAGAAAAAAAGCGTTTACGGGATCAAGAAAAGTTATATACCCAACAGGTGGAAGGCCTCTCAGAAATGATGGCTAAGGAGCTAGAAAAAGGTAGACAAATGCAAAAGAATTTTTTGCCAGCCCATTTATTAACCAGGAGCGGGTGGGAATTTTCTGCCTACTTTAGTCCGGCCCAACAACTGGCTGGAGATTTTTATGACTTATTTGAGCTTCCTGGCGATCGCCTGGGAATAGTGGTGGCGGACGTTTGTGACAAAGGGGTAGGGGCCGCATTATTTATGGGATTATTCCGCAGTTTAATTCGCATTTTTTCCGGGCAAGCGGCCCTGGATGGTTTAATCAATCCTTCTTTTAATTTGCCTAGCGGTCAGGGTCTACTAGATGTCAACCTAGACAATTTGCTCAATAACATTAATTTTGAACCATTGGAGTCTATTAAATTAATCAATAATTACGTCGCTATTAACCATGGCGAAGCTAGTATGTTTGCCACAATTTTCTTTGGCATTCTAGAACCTAGCAGTGGTAAATTGTCCTATATTAATGGCGGTCACGAACCGGTTTTTATTGTCGATAGTAACCACCAGTTGAAAACCAAGTTAACCTCCACAGGACCAGCGGTGGGAATGCTGCCTGATCTGCAGTTTAAAACGGCAGAAATTATTCTACAGCCAGGAGACTTACTACTGTCCTACACCGATGGCGTAACGGAAGCAAAATCACCCACTGGTAACTTTTTTGGCAAGGAAAAATTATTAAACGCCCTAGGCAGTTCGTTTAACTCAGTTGATCAATTAATGCTTAATATCAAGGAGTCCCTGGAGGAACATATGGGGGAAGCTCAACAGTTTGATGACATTACTTTGCTAGCGATTAAATTTCAAACAACTTAACTATTTTTTAGAGTAGTTTCTTGCTCTAATTCTCCTTGGCAGAGGGTGAAAATACGTTGACAAAAATTTTCTAAATATTCCGGCGTATGGTTAACCATAACCATAGTGGTACCATTTTCTTGGTTGATTAATTTTAGTTGTGTTAAAACCCTTTGGGCTAACGCCGGATCAAGAGCAGCAGTAGGTTCATCTAACAGAAGAATGCGAGGACTTAACATGGTGGCCCGTACGATGGTAACCAACTGTCTTTGCCCCACAGAAAGCTGTAACTCATTGCGATCTAACCAATCACTGGGAATTTCCCAAATATCACAGGCCCGAATCCTTCGCCTTTGACATTCTGTTTTGCTAACTTTTTGTAATTCTAGAGGATAAATTAAGCTTTCTTCCACTGTCATACCCAAAAGTTTTGGCTCCTGGGGCACTAAAACTATTTCTTGGCGCAGTTGCTGAATCGGATATTTAGTTAAAGCTTTTCCATCATAAAAAATACTGCCCTGGCTTGCCTCTTGGAGCCGATTGAATAGCCTTAGTAAAGTGGTTTTTCCAGCCCCCGATCGCCCTTGGAGACCAATAATTTCCCCATGGTCAATGTGGAGAGAAATATTATTAAGTAAAACAGTGGCGCCAGTTATTTCAGTGGTGCTAACCCCGATTAATTTAATCAAAGAAGTCATGCATTCTCCGAGGCCAAGGCCTGTTGACGAATTAATTGTTGGACCTTAGCTAGGGCTGGGTTAACTTCCACATTTTGGCGATCTGGGTTCTGCTCAAAAGCGGCTTGCTCTTGGGAAATCATGCGAATATCCTGGTCAATCAAACCTTCTAGTAAGGGCCGGGCTGTTCCCGATAGCCAATTTTTTAAAAAACTCCTAAAGGCAACGGGTAGTTTATGTAGTTTGGGAAAAGCTTCTAGGGAAGTAAAGTGGACTAAATAGGCCTTGGTTTTGTTGGCAGAAATGGGACAAAATAGGCAGTAAATTTTAAAGTCTGCTCCCAACGTAGAGGACCAATGGGGATAGATGTAACTCACCCGCAAATTTTCTGGATGCAATCGTCTTAGGGTAGGGAAAAACAGTTGGGAAATGGACCAGATTTTATCAATTTTGTAATAACTTTGGGCATTGTAGTCCACCACCACCTGATCGCCATTGGTTTCAATTTCCCGGAGAGAAGCAGAGGCCCAAGCCTGGTAATTATCGTGTAAATGCCCATGGTACATATCCATTAAATTTTCAATCAGGTAGGAAAAATGACCCGGGCAATCAAAGGCGGCGAAACTACCAATGTGGTTTAAATGGTGCCATTCTGGTATCGCCAAGGGCTCTGGTCCGTGGCTGGCAAGATGGTCTAGATCCCCTGGATAAAGCCAAATAAACCCATCTTTTTCCTGCACAGGATAGGTGCGCAAACGGCAGGGAGGAAGTTTTTGATCCTCGCTAAAATAGGGGATCTTTGCACAGTGGCCCTGGGCATCAAACTGCCAACCATGGTAAGCACATTCTAAATTATTGCCCAACACCTTCCCTTCACTCAACTTCACTTGACGATGGGGACAACGATCCTCCACCGCCCGCACCTGGCCATCCTGGTCCCGATAAATGGCGATCGCCTTTTCCCAAAGAACAATTCCCAGTGGTCCCTGACCTAATTCCCCTGCTTGGGCCACCACATACCAATGGTTGAAATTGATTGGGGTAGTACGCAGCATAGACAATACTTGACTATGGGAAGAAAGAGCGCTCATTAGCAAGCCAACAACAGCGGTAAAGGTAAAGCAAAAAACTGATCCTACCCAGGTAAGGGCCGTCCCACACTGGAACTAGCTTGTCACGAAAGTCCCAAGCAATCCTGCTAGAATAAGGCATTCAAAATGATTTTTCAATCTGTTCTCGTATGCCTTCTTCCTCCAACAGTGCAGCCTTTTCCCTCGATGAATTTGCCAAAGCCCTTGACAAACACGACTACCATGCGGAGAAAGGTCAAACCGTCCATGGCAAAATCTGTCAGCACGCTAACGAGGGAGTCTATGTGGATTTTGGCGGTAAATCCCCTGGCTTTGTCCCTGTACAGGAATTAGGTCTACGGCCCCACGCAGAAATTGAGGATAGTTTTCCCCTAGATAGTGCCTGGGATTTCCTCGTCACCAGTGAACAAAATGACGAAGGGCAGGTAAGGCTTTCTCGACGTCAGTTGCAAATCCAGCAATCTTGGGAAAATTTGGCAGAGTTGGAGGAGAGTGGCAAAACCCTCGAAATGGTCGTCACCGGTACCAACAAAGGAGGCGTGGTGGGCGATGTGGAAGGATTGCGGGGTTTCATTCCCCGATCGCACCTTATGCACAAGGACAATATGGACGCTTTGGTGGGGCAAGTGCTCAAAGCCCATATCCTCGAGGCCAACCAGGATAACAATAAATTGGTGTTGACCCAGCGTCGCATCCAACAGGCCGAATCCATGGGCAAAATTGCGGCGGGCAATATCTACGAAGGCAAAGTGGCTAAAATTCAGCCCTATGGCGTGTTTGTGGAAATTGAAGGGGTAACGGGTTTACTCCATGTCAGCCAGGTGAGCGGCACCAGGGTTGATTCCCTCAATACCCTGTTCGCCTTTGGCCAAGCCATCAGTGTCTACGTCCAAGAAATTGACGAGTATAAAAATCGCATTTCCCTTTCCACCCGTATTTTGGAAACCTATCCTGGGGAATTGGTGGAAAAATTTGACGAAATGATGGCCGATGCTCCCAATCGCTTACCTCTGGTACAATCGAAGCAAAATTTGGGCGATAAACAGGAGCAACTGGAAAAAAGTTAAGGATAGATTTAAAGGACTCTCCCCAGTTTGAACGATGACTAAAACAGGGTACCCAGGCAACTCAGTAAAACAGTTTTAAGTACGCTTCGAGCATTATCCTCCAAGCTGGGATTGGGGAGCCAAATACCAAAAAGAGTCAGAGAAACTCTCCCTGACTCCACCAAATGTTGTTGTTGCTTGAGGAAATCTCAGTGGCGGTTTCCCAACTCGCGCAGTCTTTGATTTCTATATAGAAAATTGTAACATGGAACACGATTTTTGTAACAAAAAATAAAGTTTGGTTATTTCTGTCCCCAATTTGATCTTAAAGCAACTAGTCTGAGACTTTATGACCGTTTTCTGCAACTACCTGAACTATGAGAATTTTGTCTTTAACTGGTTTGGGATCAGACAAAATTTTGTCCCCATATTATCGCAATAGAAGACAAGGATATTGAAAAAACTTCAATTTCTCCCCAGAGCAAAATTTGGGGAATTAGTCTATTAATTGAGCGGTTGGTTCAGGCGTTGACTTTCTAGCCGTTGAATTTCTTGGTGAGCTTTTTGCCACTGCTCTTGATAGTAACGAAAATCCTCCGCTTGGGTACGGGGATCTAACTGTTGCAGTTTACCAAAGCAATGCTTTTGATAACTTTCCCAAGGCACTTTTTCCATAATGGCGATCGCCTCTGGAATGCGCAGATTAGCTCGAAACAGATCTTCGGCACTGGTTTCCGTCAGTTGAAAAAGAGACTCAACGGAGTTAAAGTCTCCCTCTTGCTCCAGGTAAGCTAATTGCACTAGTAGGGGTAGCTGATTATCGGGGTCGGAATCCAAATTAAAATACTCCCGCACCTGGTCAATTTTTTGCCACAGTAAACGATGGTGAGCAAAGCTAAATAAAAGATCGTTTTCCGTCAATATTTGATCAATAGTTGGCCGTTCCTGGGGGCAATGGAGATATATTTTCAACAATAGAGCTTCCGCCTTCTCCAGCAGGCTACTGGTGGGATCCTTGGCCTGCCAATGCCTAGACCCATTTTTTCCAGGGCGATCGCCATAGGTCAGTTGACTAGAAAGATTATTAACTTGCAAACTAATTAAACGACTGTCTCCTTGACTCAAAATTTCTCCACATAACTGTAGATAGTAGGCCCGTTTATTTTGGTCTGTTAAACGTTTTAGAATGTCCACCATCCCCCTGGCTACCTGCTCAAAATCGAGGGGATCTTTGAGATTTTTTTGCTTGAGCAATTGTTGAATTTGCCAATCTACCCAGAGGGGAGCCTGCTTAACTAAAGTTTGGTAAATTTCTTTATTTTCAGCACTACTGTGGATAAACTCATCGGCATCTTTCCCCGCCGGTAGGTTCAAAATACGCAAATTAACTTGACCACTATAAACCAAAGGCTCAATTTCCTGGATCGCACGCTGGGTAGCATTAATACCAGCCTTATCGGCATCAAAATTAAAAATAATTTGCTTAGATTGACTAAACCGCATCAAACTTTGTACTTGGTCTCGACTTAAGGCGATTCCCAAGGCCGCCACAGTTTGCTTAATACCACTTTCGTGCAGAGCAATAACGTCAAAATAGCCCTCTACTAAAATTGCTTCA
The genomic region above belongs to Synechocystis sp. PCC 6803 substr. PCC-P and contains:
- the dnaG gene encoding DNA primase; amino-acid sequence: MDNLRLHPDTIQEIKQRIDIVEIIGDYVVLKKRGRDHLGLCPFHDEKSPSFSVSPAKQMYYCFGCGAGGNAFNFLMELGKRSFTDVALDLARRYQIQIQTLEPAQKQELQRQLSLREQLYEIMAVAAGFYHHTLFQPQGQEALTYLDQKRCLSSATIQEFQLGYAPAGWETLYRYLVEQKRYPVAAVEQAGLIKARQSGTGYYDQFRHRLMIPIRDVQGKTIAFGSRTLGNDEPKYLNSPETPLFHKSKTLFGLDQAKTAIQKVDEAILVEGYFDVIALHESGIKQTVAALGIALSRDQVQSLMRFSQSKQIIFNFDADKAGINATQRAIQEIEPLVYSGQVNLRILNLPAGKDADEFIHSSAENKEIYQTLVKQAPLWVDWQIQQLLKQKNLKDPLDFEQVARGMVDILKRLTDQNKRAYYLQLCGEILSQGDSRLISLQVNNLSSQLTYGDRPGKNGSRHWQAKDPTSSLLEKAEALLLKIYLHCPQERPTIDQILTENDLLFSFAHHRLLWQKIDQVREYFNLDSDPDNQLPLLVQLAYLEQEGDFNSVESLFQLTETSAEDLFRANLRIPEAIAIMEKVPWESYQKHCFGKLQQLDPRTQAEDFRYYQEQWQKAHQEIQRLESQRLNQPLN
- a CDS encoding S1 RNA-binding domain-containing protein, which gives rise to MPSSSNSAAFSLDEFAKALDKHDYHAEKGQTVHGKICQHANEGVYVDFGGKSPGFVPVQELGLRPHAEIEDSFPLDSAWDFLVTSEQNDEGQVRLSRRQLQIQQSWENLAELEESGKTLEMVVTGTNKGGVVGDVEGLRGFIPRSHLMHKDNMDALVGQVLKAHILEANQDNNKLVLTQRRIQQAESMGKIAAGNIYEGKVAKIQPYGVFVEIEGVTGLLHVSQVSGTRVDSLNTLFAFGQAISVYVQEIDEYKNRISLSTRILETYPGELVEKFDEMMADAPNRLPLVQSKQNLGDKQEQLEKS